In Streptomyces sp. SID8374, one genomic interval encodes:
- a CDS encoding DUF397 domain-containing protein codes for MVSSRRSVADASTLTGWFKSSYSGGNQGECLEVAHGYATVPVRDSKAAGGPALRFSAQGWTRFVTAVKGGELSA; via the coding sequence ATGGTCAGCAGTAGGCGGAGCGTTGCGGACGCGTCCACCCTCACGGGCTGGTTCAAGTCCAGTTACAGCGGCGGGAACCAGGGCGAGTGCCTTGAGGTCGCCCACGGCTACGCCACCGTCCCCGTACGCGACAGCAAGGCGGCGGGCGGCCCCGCGCTGAGGTTCTCCGCCCAGGGCTGGACCCGGTTCGTCACCGCCGTAAAGGGCGGCGAGCTCTCCGCCTGA
- a CDS encoding helix-turn-helix transcriptional regulator, translated as MKANERPRTARQKYGNELRLRRLAVGMTQETLAEQVVCSPTLISHYEAGRRLPSPDDARRIDRALGTDGFFERWLEDLDTKYDENFAAVAELEQQAVLIQQFALTLVPGLLQTNDYARALFQAYRPNHRREEVDQDVVIRTERARILDGPLNPVMWTLLDEAVLRRRVGGPQVMATQLRKIADMAERGRLRLHVLPFEAGAHSLQQSLLTLMSFADSAPVAYVEGFQTGNLMDDPRLVAFSRTAYDLALGDALSHQESVARVRAAAEEHEHGQQ; from the coding sequence ATGAAGGCGAACGAGCGGCCGCGTACAGCACGGCAGAAGTACGGCAATGAGTTACGTCTCCGACGCCTGGCCGTCGGGATGACGCAGGAGACGCTGGCCGAGCAAGTGGTCTGCTCCCCGACCCTCATCAGCCATTACGAGGCGGGGCGGCGACTGCCGAGCCCGGACGACGCACGACGGATCGACCGGGCGCTGGGGACGGACGGGTTCTTCGAGCGGTGGCTGGAGGACCTGGATACGAAATACGACGAAAACTTCGCGGCCGTGGCGGAGTTGGAGCAGCAGGCGGTGCTCATCCAGCAGTTCGCGCTCACGCTCGTGCCCGGCCTGCTGCAGACGAACGATTACGCACGGGCTCTGTTCCAGGCATACCGGCCCAACCACCGCCGGGAGGAGGTTGACCAGGACGTCGTCATTCGAACAGAGCGCGCCCGCATTCTCGACGGCCCGCTGAATCCTGTCATGTGGACCCTGCTGGACGAGGCAGTGCTGCGACGCCGGGTCGGCGGCCCGCAGGTGATGGCCACGCAGTTGCGGAAGATCGCGGACATGGCGGAGAGGGGACGGCTACGACTACATGTACTGCCGTTCGAAGCGGGGGCCCACTCCCTCCAGCAGAGCCTGCTAACGCTGATGAGCTTCGCGGACTCCGCTCCAGTGGCGTACGTCGAGGGCTTCCAGACGGGCAACTTGATGGACGATCCGCGCTTGGTGGCGTTCAGCCGTACGGCCTACGATCTCGCTCTGGGCGATGCGTTGTCGCACCAGGAGTCGGTGGCCCGCGTGCGGGCCGCAGCGGAGGAGCACGAACATGGTCAGCAGTAG
- a CDS encoding 3,4-dioxygenase subunit beta → MSKPKPARTPDGPAYEGRLLPHPDEEVVDQGLGFDLGTLHSRRRALAFLGGIGGMAALAACGSGSKSTDGSGTSASPSTSASTSSGLTEIPDETNGPYPADGTNGVNVLDKDGIVRQDIRSGFGDSTATAQGIPFTFELTVLDIVNDGGPMAGAAVYAWQCDRDGNYSLYSEGVEDENYLRGVQVADSEGRVKFISVFPACYPGRWPHVHFEVYPDLDAITDADKRLSTSQLALPKKACETVYATEGYETSVGNLAQLTLKTDNVFGDDGGVHQLATTTGSPKSGYTAKLTVPIDTSTEPTAGSAPEGGGGGPGAGGGQPPSGAPSGPPPSGNPSGQGPAASGG, encoded by the coding sequence ATGAGCAAGCCGAAACCTGCCCGGACCCCTGATGGCCCCGCCTACGAGGGTCGTCTGCTGCCGCACCCGGACGAAGAGGTGGTCGACCAAGGCCTCGGATTCGACCTCGGCACACTGCACTCGCGCAGGCGAGCGCTGGCCTTCCTGGGAGGGATCGGCGGCATGGCGGCCCTGGCGGCGTGCGGCTCGGGCTCGAAGTCCACGGACGGGTCCGGTACGTCCGCGTCCCCGTCCACGTCGGCATCGACGTCCTCCGGTCTGACCGAGATCCCCGACGAGACCAACGGCCCCTACCCGGCGGACGGGACCAACGGAGTCAACGTCCTGGACAAGGACGGCATCGTCCGTCAGGACATCCGCTCAGGCTTCGGGGACTCGACCGCGACTGCTCAAGGCATCCCCTTCACCTTCGAACTCACGGTGCTGGACATCGTCAACGACGGCGGACCGATGGCCGGTGCCGCGGTCTACGCCTGGCAGTGCGACCGGGACGGCAACTACTCCCTCTACTCCGAGGGGGTCGAGGACGAGAACTACCTGCGGGGGGTGCAGGTGGCGGACAGCGAGGGCCGGGTGAAGTTCATCAGTGTCTTCCCCGCCTGCTACCCGGGCCGCTGGCCCCATGTGCACTTCGAGGTCTACCCCGACCTCGACGCCATCACCGACGCGGACAAGCGCCTGTCCACCTCACAACTGGCGCTCCCCAAGAAGGCATGCGAGACCGTCTACGCCACCGAGGGATACGAGACGTCGGTAGGCAACCTCGCCCAGCTGACCCTGAAGACCGACAACGTCTTCGGGGACGACGGCGGCGTCCACCAGCTCGCCACCACCACCGGCTCACCGAAGTCCGGCTACACGGCGAAGCTGACGGTCCCCATCGACACCAGCACCGAGCCCACGGCCGGTAGCGCACCGGAAGGAGGAGGCGGAGGCCCGGGCGCGGGAGGAGGACAGCCGCCCAGCGGAGCCCCGTCGGGCCCACCTCCCTCGGGGAACCCGTCCGGTCAAGGACCGGCGGCATCCGGCGGCTGA
- a CDS encoding class I SAM-dependent methyltransferase — MTSSELWTRATADRYDTEEAENSSAAALAPTLDFLAELAGDGRALEFAIGTGRVGVPLRERGVPVVGIELSEHMAAVLRRKTDESTLPVTIGDMATTTVPGGFTLVYLVYNTISNLLTQDEQVECFRNAARHLEPGGRFVIELGVPPLRSLPPGQTAVPFDVSERHLGFDTFDLVDQMLVSNHFTRDEESGQYRRANSRHRYAWPTELDLMARIAGLELDRRVADWDGSPFTQDSAKHISVWRKPT; from the coding sequence GTGACGAGCAGCGAACTGTGGACCCGAGCGACCGCCGACCGCTACGACACCGAGGAGGCAGAGAACTCCTCGGCTGCCGCCCTCGCCCCGACCCTCGACTTCCTCGCCGAACTGGCGGGAGACGGCAGGGCTTTGGAGTTCGCCATTGGTACGGGACGGGTGGGCGTGCCCCTCCGGGAACGCGGCGTACCGGTGGTGGGCATCGAACTGTCCGAGCACATGGCGGCGGTGCTGCGCCGCAAGACCGACGAGAGCACGCTCCCGGTGACCATCGGAGACATGGCGACCACGACGGTGCCTGGCGGATTCACCCTGGTCTACCTCGTCTACAACACCATCTCGAACCTGCTCACCCAGGACGAGCAGGTCGAGTGCTTCCGCAACGCCGCACGCCATCTGGAGCCCGGTGGCCGATTCGTCATCGAGTTGGGCGTGCCGCCGCTGCGTTCCCTGCCACCGGGCCAGACGGCGGTGCCGTTCGACGTGTCCGAGCGGCATCTGGGCTTCGACACATTCGACCTGGTCGACCAGATGCTCGTATCCAACCACTTCACCCGCGACGAGGAGAGCGGCCAGTACCGCCGGGCCAACTCCCGTCACCGGTACGCCTGGCCGACGGAGCTGGACCTGATGGCAAGGATCGCCGGCCTCGAACTGGACCGCCGCGTCGCGGACTGGGACGGGTCGCCGTTCACCCAGGACTCCGCCAAGCACATCTCCGTATGGCGCAAGCCGACCTGA
- a CDS encoding DUF6584 family protein: MALNDTLARVDADLAAGRIPVARQRLRGLVSSYPHEPAPRRRLAEVYRLYGDAAEAGRWMYLEEDRSPEETAAFEERYANAVRRMRAMAWRGTESDAPTPFAAQQLAAVREDASDTLGRPVTWDGLVEVKGDAWESGRLTDALSGIGCLLLAVVLVGIWIYGLVSLFD, encoded by the coding sequence ATGGCCCTCAACGACACCCTGGCCCGCGTGGACGCGGACCTCGCCGCCGGACGCATACCGGTGGCGAGGCAGCGCCTGCGCGGCCTGGTCTCCTCCTACCCGCACGAGCCCGCACCCCGCCGCCGCCTGGCCGAGGTCTACCGCCTGTACGGGGATGCGGCGGAGGCCGGCCGCTGGATGTACCTGGAGGAGGACCGCTCGCCGGAGGAGACGGCGGCCTTCGAGGAGCGGTACGCCAACGCCGTACGCCGGATGCGGGCCATGGCCTGGCGGGGCACGGAATCGGACGCCCCGACACCGTTCGCGGCACAGCAACTGGCTGCCGTACGGGAGGACGCCTCGGACACCTTGGGCCGGCCGGTCACGTGGGACGGGCTGGTGGAGGTGAAGGGGGACGCGTGGGAGAGCGGTCGGCTGACCGACGCCCTGTCGGGCATCGGGTGCTTGCTCCTCGCGGTAGTCCTCGTCGGGATCTGGATCTACGGGCTGGTCTCGCTGTTCGACTGA
- a CDS encoding VOC family protein: MNEKTIPLLPCRTELIQSVVDFYTALGFETTHLQKSPYVYAAVERGAVEIQLYGMKDYDPSTSHSSCYVLTDDVDGLHAAFRSGLKAAYGRIPTRGLPRIGPLKGMSYGVRQFLTTDPTGNTIRVGQVIGDESDEEPATAPKETFARALHMADLFADSKQDYPGAAKIIDRVLNLEDEQPTPVQRVQLLVLRGDIAQRLGETEAARAWLEEAASVQLAAEEQETARDALARLGDLRG, from the coding sequence ATGAACGAGAAGACCATCCCGCTACTGCCTTGCCGGACGGAACTGATCCAGTCCGTGGTCGACTTCTACACAGCTCTGGGCTTCGAGACGACGCACCTGCAGAAGAGCCCGTACGTGTATGCGGCGGTCGAGCGCGGAGCCGTCGAGATCCAGCTGTACGGCATGAAGGACTACGACCCGAGCACGTCGCATTCGAGCTGCTACGTGCTCACCGATGACGTTGACGGCCTGCACGCGGCCTTCCGGTCCGGCCTCAAGGCGGCGTACGGGCGCATTCCGACGCGCGGGCTGCCACGCATCGGCCCGCTGAAGGGTATGTCGTACGGGGTACGCCAGTTCCTGACGACCGACCCGACCGGCAACACGATCCGGGTGGGCCAGGTGATCGGCGACGAGAGCGACGAAGAGCCGGCCACCGCACCGAAGGAGACATTCGCCCGCGCGTTGCACATGGCGGACCTGTTCGCGGATTCCAAGCAGGACTACCCGGGGGCCGCGAAGATCATCGACCGGGTACTGAACTTGGAGGACGAGCAGCCGACCCCGGTACAGAGGGTTCAACTGCTGGTGCTGCGCGGGGACATCGCGCAGAGGCTGGGAGAGACGGAGGCGGCTCGGGCCTGGCTGGAGGAGGCGGCCTCGGTCCAACTCGCCGCCGAGGAACAGGAGACCGCTCGTGATGCCCTTGCGCGGCTGGGGGATCTGCGGGGGTGA
- a CDS encoding citrate synthase, protein MSDNSVVLRYGDDEYTYPVIDSTVGDKGFDIGKLRANTGLVTLDSGYGNTAAYKSAITYLDGEQGILRYRGYPIEQLAERSSFLEVAYTLINGDLPKVDELATFKNEITQHTLLHEDVKRFFDGFPRDAHPMAMLSSVVSALSTFYQDSHNPFDEEQRHLSTIRLLAKLPTIAAYAYKKSIGHPFVYPRNDLGYVENFLRMTFSVPAQEYELDPVVVSALDKLLILHADHEQNCSTSTVRLVGSSQANMFASISAGISALWGPLHGGANQSVLEMLEGIQANGGDVDSFIRKVKNKEDGVRLMGFGHRVYKSFDPRAKIIKAAAHDVLSALGKSDELLDIALKLEEHALSDDYFVSRNLYPNVDFYTGLIYRAMGFPTEMFTVLFALGRLPGWIAQWHEMIKEPGSRIGRPRQIYTGEVLRDFVPVEGR, encoded by the coding sequence GTGAGCGACAACTCTGTAGTACTGCGGTACGGCGATGACGAGTACACCTACCCGGTGATCGACAGCACCGTCGGCGACAAGGGCTTCGACATCGGGAAGCTCCGGGCCAATACCGGCCTGGTGACGCTGGACAGCGGATACGGCAACACCGCCGCCTATAAATCCGCCATCACGTACCTCGACGGTGAGCAGGGCATTCTGCGCTACCGCGGATACCCGATCGAGCAGCTCGCCGAGCGCTCGTCGTTCCTCGAGGTCGCGTACACGCTGATCAACGGCGACCTTCCCAAGGTCGACGAGCTGGCGACCTTCAAGAACGAGATCACCCAGCACACGCTGCTGCACGAGGACGTCAAGCGGTTCTTCGACGGCTTCCCGCGTGACGCCCACCCGATGGCCATGCTGTCCTCGGTGGTCAGCGCGCTGTCCACGTTCTACCAGGACAGCCACAACCCGTTCGACGAGGAGCAGCGCCACCTCTCGACGATCCGCCTGCTGGCGAAGCTGCCGACGATCGCGGCGTACGCGTACAAGAAGTCGATCGGGCACCCCTTCGTCTACCCGCGCAACGACCTCGGGTACGTCGAGAACTTCCTGCGCATGACCTTCTCGGTCCCCGCCCAGGAATATGAGCTGGACCCGGTCGTCGTCTCGGCGCTGGACAAGCTGCTCATCCTGCACGCGGACCACGAGCAGAACTGTTCGACCTCCACCGTGCGTCTGGTCGGCTCCTCGCAGGCGAACATGTTCGCCTCGATCTCCGCCGGCATCTCGGCGCTCTGGGGTCCCCTGCACGGTGGCGCCAACCAGTCGGTTCTGGAGATGCTCGAAGGCATCCAGGCCAACGGCGGCGATGTCGACTCCTTCATCCGCAAGGTGAAGAACAAGGAGGACGGCGTCCGCCTGATGGGCTTCGGCCACCGGGTGTACAAGTCGTTCGACCCGCGCGCCAAGATCATCAAGGCCGCCGCCCACGACGTGCTGTCCGCGCTCGGCAAGTCCGACGAGCTTCTCGACATCGCGCTCAAGCTGGAGGAGCACGCGCTCTCCGACGACTACTTCGTCTCGCGCAACCTCTACCCCAACGTGGACTTCTACACCGGTCTGATCTACCGGGCCATGGGCTTCCCGACCGAGATGTTCACCGTGCTCTTCGCGCTCGGCCGCCTTCCGGGCTGGATCGCCCAGTGGCACGAGATGATCAAGGAGCCGGGTTCGCGCATCGGCCGCCCGCGCCAGATCTACACCGGCGAGGTCCTCCGCGACTTTGTCCCGGTCGAGGGCCGCTGA
- a CDS encoding ATP-dependent RecD-like DNA helicase: MSNMAVIEGVLERITYANEENGYTVARVDTGRGAGDLLTVVGALLGAQVGESLRMEGRWGSHSQYGKQFTVENYTTVLPATIQGIRRYLGSGLIKGIGPVMADRITTHFGVDTLDIIENEPKRLVEVPGLGPKRTKMIAAAWEEQKAIKEVMVFLQGVGVSTSIAVRIYKKYEDASISVVKNQPYRLAADVWGIGFLTADKIAQAVGIPHDSPERVKAGLQYALSQSSDQGHCYLPEERLIADGVKLLQVDTGLVIECLAELAADPEGVVREKVPSPEGGEPITAVYLVPFHRAELSLAGQLRRLLRTGEDRMPAFQDVDWEKALAWLATRTGASLAPEQEEAVRLALSRKVAVLTGGPGCGKSFTVRSIVELARAKRAKVVLAAPTGRAAKRLAELTGAEASTVHRLLELKPGGDAAYDRERPLDADLVVVDEASMLDLLLANKLVKAVAPGAHLLLVGDVDQLPSVGAGEVLSDLLAEGSPVPAVRLTRIFRQAQQSGVVTNAHRINAGKPPLTEGLSDFFLFVEDETADAGKLAVDVAARRIPAKFGLNPRRDVQVLAPMHRGPAGAGELNGLLQQAITPGRPDLPEKRFGGRVFRVGDKVTQIRNNYDKGENGVFNGTVGVVTALDLDEQKLTVRTDEDEEIGYDFDELDELAHAYAMTIHRSQGSEYPAVVIPVTNSAWTMLQRNLLYTAVTRAKKLVVLVGSRKAIGQAVRTVSAGRRCTALDFRLRGGSGEDFS, from the coding sequence ATGTCCAACATGGCCGTCATCGAAGGGGTCCTGGAGAGGATCACGTACGCCAACGAGGAGAACGGGTACACGGTCGCCCGCGTCGACACCGGGCGCGGGGCCGGGGATCTGCTCACGGTGGTCGGTGCGCTGCTCGGCGCGCAGGTCGGTGAGTCGCTGCGGATGGAGGGCCGTTGGGGCTCGCACTCGCAGTACGGCAAGCAGTTCACCGTCGAGAACTACACCACCGTGCTGCCCGCGACCATCCAGGGCATCCGTCGCTACCTCGGCTCCGGGCTGATCAAGGGCATCGGGCCGGTGATGGCCGACCGGATCACCACCCACTTCGGCGTCGACACCCTCGACATCATCGAGAACGAACCGAAGCGGCTCGTCGAGGTCCCCGGCCTCGGCCCCAAGCGCACGAAGATGATCGCGGCCGCGTGGGAGGAGCAGAAGGCGATCAAGGAGGTCATGGTCTTCCTCCAGGGCGTCGGCGTGTCCACCTCCATCGCCGTGCGCATCTACAAGAAGTACGAGGACGCCTCGATCTCCGTCGTGAAGAACCAGCCCTACCGGCTGGCCGCCGACGTCTGGGGTATCGGGTTCCTCACCGCCGACAAGATCGCCCAGGCGGTCGGCATCCCGCACGACAGCCCCGAGCGGGTCAAGGCCGGTCTTCAGTACGCCCTCTCCCAGTCCTCCGACCAAGGGCACTGCTACCTCCCCGAGGAGCGGCTCATCGCGGACGGGGTCAAGCTCCTCCAGGTCGACACCGGGCTGGTCATCGAGTGCCTGGCCGAGCTGGCCGCCGATCCGGAAGGTGTCGTACGGGAGAAGGTGCCGTCGCCGGAGGGCGGTGAGCCGATCACCGCGGTCTACCTCGTGCCCTTTCATCGGGCCGAGCTGTCTCTCGCCGGGCAGCTGCGGCGGCTCCTGCGGACCGGGGAGGACCGGATGCCCGCCTTCCAGGACGTGGACTGGGAGAAGGCGCTGGCCTGGCTCGCGACGCGTACGGGGGCCTCGCTGGCGCCCGAGCAGGAGGAGGCGGTACGGCTCGCGCTCAGCCGGAAGGTGGCCGTCCTGACCGGTGGGCCCGGCTGCGGGAAGTCGTTCACCGTGCGGTCCATCGTCGAGTTGGCGCGGGCCAAGCGGGCGAAGGTGGTGCTGGCCGCGCCCACGGGGCGGGCCGCCAAGCGGCTGGCCGAGCTGACCGGAGCCGAGGCGTCCACCGTGCACCGGCTGCTCGAACTGAAGCCGGGCGGGGACGCGGCATACGACCGGGAGCGGCCACTCGACGCGGATCTGGTCGTCGTCGACGAGGCGTCCATGCTGGATCTGCTGCTCGCCAACAAGCTTGTGAAGGCCGTGGCACCCGGTGCCCACCTCCTCCTCGTGGGCGATGTCGACCAGCTGCCCTCGGTCGGGGCGGGGGAGGTGCTGAGCGACCTGCTCGCGGAGGGCAGCCCGGTCCCCGCCGTCCGGCTCACCCGGATCTTCCGGCAGGCCCAGCAGTCGGGGGTGGTCACCAACGCCCACCGGATCAACGCGGGGAAGCCCCCGCTCACCGAGGGGCTGAGCGACTTCTTCCTCTTCGTGGAGGACGAGACGGCGGATGCGGGCAAGCTCGCCGTCGATGTGGCGGCCCGCCGCATCCCGGCCAAGTTCGGGCTCAACCCGCGCCGTGACGTGCAGGTCCTCGCTCCGATGCACCGGGGGCCGGCGGGGGCGGGCGAGCTGAACGGGCTGCTCCAGCAGGCCATCACCCCGGGCCGGCCCGACCTCCCCGAGAAGCGGTTCGGCGGCCGGGTCTTCCGGGTCGGCGACAAGGTCACGCAGATCCGCAACAACTACGACAAGGGCGAGAACGGCGTCTTCAACGGCACCGTCGGCGTCGTCACCGCCCTCGACCTCGACGAGCAGAAGCTCACCGTCCGCACCGACGAGGACGAGGAGATCGGCTACGACTTCGACGAGCTGGACGAGCTGGCCCACGCGTACGCCATGACGATCCACCGCTCCCAGGGCAGTGAGTATCCGGCGGTCGTCATCCCCGTCACCAACAGCGCCTGGACGATGCTCCAGCGCAACCTGCTCTACACGGCCGTGACCCGGGCCAAGAAGCTCGTCGTCCTCGTCGGGTCCCGTAAGGCGATCGGCCAGGCTGTCCGCACGGTTTCCGCAGGCAGACGCTGTACGGCGCTGGATTTCCGGCTCCGAGGCGGCTCGGGAGAAGACTTCTCGTGA